In bacterium, a single window of DNA contains:
- a CDS encoding DNA translocase FtsK 4TM domain-containing protein, translated as MAGRVKKKEIKRAVGTGLFLLVAGVLSFVSLIVFLDSGAPETLGEVSSGFVGDLGLSWGRAQMWLYGYLALALALVAAYVGVELLRGTREKLGRRILGFLVLITSLAVFFGLTGLGKPGIPWHGYGGWVGAGVAGGLLGAVGSLGTVVAALVGLIFGFTLATGVRLAALAGGVAGGFRWMAVKVGRLFRGRDWSRAVPETVAPVESVPAEPVLPVEKANRAQRAMPPAKPAPPEPEVVEGPVSDLPEWQQPGVSAMHEAPPLDLLGPREPDEQPEDPEERRARIRTLTGFLEQNQLAANVVEYTAGPSLGRFELRLAPGVRIASLDRLKVELALAMGCNQVRFAPNPERGTVSLEVPLGRRRTVRLRELLEEPTWQEHASPLAFPVGLTQDGKPVVADFCELPHLLVAGTTGSGKSVFLNALLLSLLCRVGPRHLRLVLVDPGRVELAPYDGLPHLLTAPVYDPYAVLAVLGRLVDEMDQRYNRLSVARCRSIAAFNSSVGERGDVPMPYIVLAVDELAELMAATGKALEQPLARLAQMSRAVGIHLVVATQRPSVDVVTGVLKANFPSRIAFQVRSKTDSRVILDQGGAEELAGGGDLLFLPVGATEPLRLQGAFVDEGEVDAVVGYWTGTARDERRQGVSPEA; from the coding sequence TTGGCTGGACGGGTAAAGAAGAAGGAAATTAAGCGGGCCGTCGGGACGGGCCTCTTCCTGCTCGTCGCCGGCGTCTTGTCCTTCGTCAGCCTGATCGTCTTCCTGGATTCTGGCGCGCCGGAAACTTTGGGCGAGGTCTCCTCCGGCTTCGTCGGTGACCTTGGATTGTCCTGGGGCCGAGCTCAGATGTGGCTTTACGGTTACCTCGCCCTGGCGCTGGCCCTGGTCGCCGCCTACGTGGGGGTGGAGCTACTCCGGGGGACCCGGGAAAAGCTCGGCCGGAGAATTCTCGGCTTCCTCGTCTTGATCACCTCCCTCGCGGTTTTCTTCGGGTTGACTGGCCTCGGTAAGCCAGGAATCCCCTGGCACGGCTATGGGGGCTGGGTCGGTGCCGGCGTCGCCGGGGGTTTACTCGGCGCCGTCGGCTCCCTGGGCACCGTCGTCGCGGCCCTGGTGGGACTGATTTTCGGCTTCACCCTGGCCACCGGCGTCCGGCTCGCCGCTTTGGCCGGAGGGGTGGCCGGTGGGTTCCGGTGGATGGCGGTGAAGGTCGGCCGCCTGTTCCGGGGCCGCGATTGGTCGCGCGCGGTGCCCGAGACAGTCGCGCCCGTCGAATCGGTTCCAGCGGAGCCGGTGCTCCCCGTCGAAAAGGCAAACCGAGCGCAGCGAGCTATGCCCCCGGCAAAACCCGCGCCCCCCGAGCCCGAGGTCGTCGAAGGGCCGGTCAGCGACCTGCCCGAGTGGCAGCAGCCCGGCGTGAGCGCCATGCACGAGGCGCCGCCCCTGGACCTCCTCGGCCCCCGCGAGCCCGACGAACAGCCGGAAGACCCCGAGGAGCGCCGCGCCCGCATCAGAACCCTCACCGGTTTCCTGGAGCAGAATCAGCTCGCGGCGAACGTGGTGGAATACACCGCGGGTCCCAGTTTGGGCCGTTTCGAGCTGCGCCTGGCCCCGGGGGTCAGAATCGCCTCCCTCGACCGGCTGAAGGTCGAGCTGGCGCTGGCGATGGGGTGCAACCAGGTCCGCTTCGCCCCGAACCCGGAGCGGGGGACGGTGTCCCTGGAGGTTCCCCTCGGCCGGCGACGTACGGTCCGCCTGCGCGAGCTCCTCGAGGAGCCCACCTGGCAGGAGCACGCGAGCCCCCTGGCCTTCCCCGTGGGGCTGACCCAGGACGGGAAGCCGGTGGTGGCCGATTTCTGCGAGCTGCCGCACCTGTTGGTCGCCGGCACCACCGGGTCGGGCAAGAGCGTCTTCCTGAACGCGCTGCTGCTGTCGCTTCTGTGCCGGGTGGGTCCGCGGCACCTCCGGCTGGTTCTCGTTGATCCGGGCCGCGTGGAACTGGCCCCCTACGACGGGCTGCCCCACCTCTTGACGGCCCCCGTTTACGATCCCTACGCCGTCCTCGCCGTCCTGGGGCGCCTGGTGGACGAGATGGACCAGCGGTACAATCGGCTGTCGGTGGCCCGGTGCCGTTCCATTGCCGCCTTCAACTCGTCCGTGGGCGAGCGGGGCGACGTGCCGATGCCCTATATCGTCCTGGCGGTGGACGAGCTGGCCGAGTTGATGGCCGCCACCGGCAAGGCCCTGGAGCAGCCGCTGGCCCGGCTGGCCCAGATGTCGCGCGCCGTGGGCATCCACCTCGTCGTCGCCACCCAACGTCCCAGCGTGGACGTGGTGACCGGCGTTTTAAAGGCCAACTTCCCCAGCCGTATCGCCTTCCAGGTCCGCTCGAAGACCGATTCCAGGGTGATTCTGGACCAGGGGGGCGCCGAGGAGCTCGCCGGCGGCGGTGACCTCCTCTTCCTCCCCGTGGGGGCGACGGAGCCGCTGCGGCTCCAGGGCGCCTTCGTGGACGAGGGCGAGGTGGACGCGGTGGTGGGTTACTGGACAGGAACCGCCCGCGATGAAAGGAGACAGGGGGTTTCGCCAGAGGCGTAG